In Agromyces sp. G08B096, a genomic segment contains:
- a CDS encoding HAMP domain-containing sensor histidine kinase, translated as MAREPGLSVRLKFTLSYAGFLVVASALLLAAVWLFLLRYVPERANYTIDGFFPGRDDLVRAFVPAAAWALLFLLVFGLAGGWFLAGRMLAPLSRITDATRRAAKGSLSYRIELPGRQDEFRELADSFDTMLARLEAQVAEQQRFAANASHELRTPLAISRTLLEVARSDPGGPSPELIERLEAVNTRAIELTEALLVLSRSDQRAFTRTEVDLSLVAEEAAETLLPLAERRRVSIAVSGDVAWAEGSPALLQQVATNLVHNAVVHNLPDGGTVRVETATIGGEARLSVENTGERLSPQAVATLTEPFQRGTERIRSDHVGVGLGLAIVQSIVRAHDGQLAIEALDDGGLRVVVRLPAATGAG; from the coding sequence GTGGCTAGGGAGCCGGGGCTCAGCGTCCGCCTGAAGTTCACGCTCAGCTACGCCGGCTTCCTCGTCGTGGCGAGCGCGCTGCTGCTCGCGGCGGTCTGGCTCTTCCTGCTGCGATACGTCCCGGAACGAGCGAATTACACGATCGACGGCTTCTTCCCCGGCCGCGACGACCTGGTGCGCGCGTTCGTGCCCGCCGCAGCGTGGGCGCTGCTGTTCCTGCTCGTCTTCGGATTGGCCGGCGGCTGGTTCCTCGCGGGCCGCATGCTCGCGCCGCTGTCGCGGATCACGGATGCCACCCGCCGGGCGGCCAAGGGTTCGCTCTCGTACCGGATCGAGCTGCCCGGCCGCCAAGACGAGTTCCGTGAACTCGCCGACAGCTTCGACACCATGCTGGCCCGGCTCGAGGCGCAGGTCGCCGAGCAGCAGCGCTTCGCCGCGAACGCCTCGCACGAGCTGCGCACGCCGCTCGCGATCAGCCGCACGCTGCTCGAGGTCGCCCGCAGCGACCCCGGAGGACCGAGCCCTGAGCTCATCGAGCGGCTGGAGGCCGTGAACACCCGCGCGATCGAGCTGACGGAAGCCCTGCTCGTGCTCAGCCGGAGCGACCAGCGGGCCTTCACCCGCACCGAGGTCGACCTCTCGCTGGTGGCCGAGGAGGCGGCGGAGACGCTGCTGCCCCTCGCCGAGCGACGCCGCGTGAGCATCGCGGTCTCGGGCGACGTGGCGTGGGCCGAGGGCTCCCCGGCCCTGCTGCAGCAGGTCGCGACGAATCTCGTGCACAACGCCGTCGTGCACAACCTCCCCGACGGCGGCACGGTGCGCGTCGAGACGGCCACCATCGGGGGAGAGGCGCGGCTGAGCGTCGAGAACACGGGCGAGCGGTTGAGCCCGCAGGCGGTCGCTACGCTCACCGAGCCGTTCCAGCGCGGGACCGAGCGGATCCGGTCGGATCACGTCGGGGTGGGCCTCGGCCTCGCGATCGTGCAGAGCATCGTGCGGGCCCACGACGGGCAGCTCGCGATCGAGGCGCTCGACGACGGCGGACTCCGGGTCGTGGTGCGGTTGCCGGCGGCGACCGGCGCCGGCTGA
- a CDS encoding YdeI/OmpD-associated family protein, producing MVAGPVLRQDGAMQQRFTAIVEPHEKMRGLEVPPEVVEALGGGKRPRVVVTINGHSWRTRIAIMLGRNLIGFSNANRAATGAEVGDEVVIDLSLDDEPITVDEPAELSAALDADPAARTAFDALTLSQRRQHARVIGHAKGADTRARRVEKLLAELRGA from the coding sequence ATGGTCGCCGGCCCGGTGCTGCGGCAGGATGGCGCCATGCAGCAGCGCTTCACGGCCATCGTCGAGCCGCACGAGAAGATGCGCGGACTCGAGGTCCCGCCGGAGGTCGTCGAGGCGCTCGGCGGCGGCAAGCGTCCGCGGGTCGTGGTGACGATCAACGGACACTCGTGGCGCACGCGCATCGCGATCATGCTCGGGCGCAACCTGATCGGCTTCAGCAACGCGAACCGGGCGGCCACCGGCGCGGAGGTCGGCGACGAGGTCGTCATCGACCTGTCGCTCGATGACGAACCGATCACCGTCGACGAACCGGCCGAGCTCAGCGCTGCCCTCGACGCCGACCCCGCTGCACGTACGGCGTTCGACGCCCTCACGCTCAGCCAGCGTCGGCAGCACGCCCGCGTGATCGGCCACGCGAAGGGGGCGGACACCCGCGCGCGGCGCGTCGAGAAGCTCCTCGCGGAACTTCGCGGCGCCTAG
- a CDS encoding N-acetyltransferase, translating into MSTKWIIRAESRTDLTTIREITLAAFTTALEADLIDALRDDPAWIRGLSLVAEDPEGGLVGHVLLTRCHIDEWPALILGPVSVRPEVQSRGVGGALIRAAISAAAERGEHAIVLVGHPGYYPRFGFERASAHGITAPIDAPDDAVMALSVDPRRALPSGRIRWAKPFNA; encoded by the coding sequence TTGTCCACCAAGTGGATCATCCGCGCTGAATCGCGCACTGACCTCACCACCATCCGCGAGATCACCCTCGCGGCATTCACCACCGCCCTCGAGGCCGACCTCATCGACGCGCTGCGCGACGATCCAGCCTGGATCCGTGGCCTGTCGTTGGTCGCGGAGGATCCGGAGGGGGGCCTCGTCGGGCACGTGCTGCTGACGCGCTGTCATATCGACGAATGGCCGGCACTGATCCTCGGCCCGGTCTCGGTTCGTCCCGAGGTGCAGAGCCGCGGCGTGGGCGGAGCGCTGATCCGCGCGGCGATCTCGGCCGCCGCTGAACGAGGCGAGCACGCCATCGTGCTCGTCGGACACCCCGGCTACTACCCGCGGTTCGGGTTCGAGCGGGCCTCGGCTCACGGGATCACGGCACCGATCGACGCTCCGGATGACGCCGTCATGGCGCTGAGCGTCGACCCGCGCCGCGCGCTGCCGAGCGGACGGATCCGATGGGCGAAGCCGTTCAACGCCTGA
- a CDS encoding alpha/beta hydrolase, translating to MTTSNPTIVLVHGAFADSASWNGVLQRLQAVGLRTVAVANPLRSLEGDAAYLRDVVATLDGPVVLVGHSYGGMVISEAAAGLDAVAALVFVAAFAPDTGESALELTNRFPGGTLGDAVASYALAGGGSELAIRAEAFHAQFAADVPGEEAALMAATQRPVAEVALTSGLTAASPAWRRLPSWFVYGDADRNMPVALHRFFAERAGSRGTRELRGVSHALTVSAPEEVAATVLDAVAALRA from the coding sequence ATGACCACTTCGAACCCCACCATCGTCCTCGTGCACGGCGCCTTCGCCGATTCCGCCAGCTGGAACGGCGTGCTCCAGCGCCTCCAGGCCGTCGGCCTCCGCACCGTGGCCGTCGCCAATCCGCTCCGCAGCCTCGAGGGTGACGCCGCCTATCTTCGCGACGTCGTCGCGACGCTGGACGGACCCGTCGTGCTGGTGGGCCATTCGTACGGCGGCATGGTGATCAGCGAAGCGGCCGCCGGCCTCGACGCCGTCGCGGCGCTGGTCTTCGTCGCCGCATTCGCGCCTGACACGGGGGAATCGGCGCTGGAGCTCACGAACCGATTCCCGGGCGGCACGCTCGGCGACGCCGTCGCATCGTACGCCCTCGCGGGCGGCGGATCCGAGCTCGCGATCCGCGCCGAGGCGTTCCACGCCCAGTTCGCGGCGGATGTCCCGGGCGAGGAAGCCGCACTCATGGCGGCGACCCAGCGCCCGGTGGCCGAGGTCGCGCTCACGAGCGGGCTCACGGCGGCATCCCCGGCGTGGCGCCGCCTGCCGTCGTGGTTCGTCTACGGCGACGCCGATCGGAACATGCCGGTCGCCCTGCACCGGTTCTTCGCGGAGCGGGCCGGATCGCGCGGCACCCGGGAACTCCGCGGCGTTTCGCACGCGCTCACGGTCTCCGCGCCGGAGGAGGTCGCGGCGACGGTGCTCGACGCGGTCGCGGCACTGCGAGCCTGA
- a CDS encoding response regulator transcription factor, with the protein MRVLIVEDEPYLAEAIRDGLRFEAIAADLAGDGDTALELLAVNAYDIAVLDRDIPGPSGDEIAAHIVASGSGIPILMLTAADRLDDKATGFELGADDYLTKPFELRELVLRLRALDRRRGRSRPPIRELAGLRLDPFRREVFRDGRYVALTRKQFAVLEVLMEADGGVISSEELLERAWDENADPFTNAVRITVSALRKRLGEPWVIVTVPGVGYRIDAGGTAGDRG; encoded by the coding sequence ATGCGCGTGCTGATCGTCGAGGATGAGCCGTACCTGGCCGAGGCGATCCGCGACGGGCTGCGGTTCGAGGCGATCGCCGCCGACCTCGCGGGCGACGGAGACACGGCGCTGGAGCTGCTCGCCGTGAACGCGTACGACATCGCCGTGCTCGACCGGGACATCCCGGGGCCGTCAGGTGACGAGATCGCGGCCCACATCGTCGCGTCCGGCAGCGGCATCCCGATCCTCATGCTGACCGCTGCCGACCGCCTCGACGACAAGGCGACGGGGTTCGAACTCGGCGCCGACGACTACCTCACCAAGCCGTTCGAGCTGCGCGAGCTCGTGCTGCGGCTGCGCGCCCTCGATCGTCGTCGCGGGCGCAGCCGTCCGCCGATCCGCGAGCTCGCCGGCTTGCGGCTCGACCCGTTCCGGCGCGAGGTGTTCCGCGACGGGCGGTACGTGGCACTCACGCGCAAGCAGTTCGCCGTGCTCGAGGTGCTGATGGAGGCCGATGGCGGCGTGATCAGCTCCGAGGAACTGCTCGAACGCGCCTGGGACGAGAACGCCGATCCCTTCACGAACGCCGTGCGCATCACGGTCTCCGCCCTGCGCAAGCGTCTCGGCGAACCGTGGGTGATCGTCACCGTTCCGGGAGTCGGGTACCGCATCGACGCCGGAGGAACGGCGGGTGATCGTGGCTAG
- a CDS encoding M15 family metallopeptidase has protein sequence MSRTVQASIGHRRAAGARRTAALVATAVCAVVAVAVFGWGPSVVGSVVDAVGGSSGGSGGSAGSDGASWADGAVDASDGELPDGVSVFDDGYPGVTRLEPTLLAALRAAGSAASDEGIEVLVTSGWRSPEYQERLLQDAVSTYGSEEEAARWVATAETSAHVSGEAVDVGSWDAMDWLAEHGAEFGLCRTYANEPWHFEFQPDAPDMGCAELYADPTEDPRLQG, from the coding sequence ATGAGTCGAACGGTCCAGGCATCCATCGGTCATCGTCGCGCCGCCGGCGCTCGTCGTACTGCGGCGCTCGTCGCGACGGCCGTATGCGCGGTCGTCGCCGTGGCCGTCTTCGGCTGGGGCCCGTCGGTCGTCGGGTCGGTCGTCGACGCGGTCGGTGGTTCGAGCGGTGGTTCGGGCGGCTCGGCCGGTTCGGACGGCGCTTCGTGGGCCGACGGTGCGGTGGATGCCTCGGACGGCGAGCTGCCCGACGGGGTGAGCGTCTTCGACGACGGCTACCCCGGCGTCACTCGGCTCGAGCCGACCCTGCTCGCCGCGTTGCGGGCGGCGGGGTCGGCGGCCTCGGACGAGGGGATCGAGGTGCTCGTGACGAGCGGGTGGCGCTCGCCGGAGTATCAGGAGCGGCTGCTGCAGGATGCGGTGTCGACGTACGGCTCGGAGGAGGAGGCCGCCCGCTGGGTCGCGACGGCGGAGACCTCGGCGCATGTGTCCGGTGAGGCGGTCGATGTCGGCTCCTGGGACGCGATGGACTGGCTCGCCGAGCACGGGGCGGAGTTCGGTCTGTGCCGCACCTACGCGAACGAGCCGTGGCATTTCGAGTTCCAGCCGGATGCGCCCGACATGGGGTGCGCCGAGCTGTACGCCGATCCGACGGAGGATCCGCGGTTGCAGGGCTGA